A portion of the Carya illinoinensis cultivar Pawnee chromosome 11, C.illinoinensisPawnee_v1, whole genome shotgun sequence genome contains these proteins:
- the LOC122281598 gene encoding MLO-like protein 11 isoform X2, whose amino-acid sequence MAEDAQEMRSLALTPTWSVATVLTIFVAVSVLVERSIHRLSSWLQKTNRKPLLAAVEKMKEELMLLGFISLLLTATSSMISNICIPSKFYDSKFAPCSRSEIDEEQENNSSQDRKLLMASVLPHLFRRMLNELNQNTCKKDHEPFVSYQGLEQLHRFIFVMAITHISYSCLTMLLAIVKIHSWRVWEDEAHMDQHNALTEITREQTLRRQSTFVKLHTSSPWVRNSFLVWVTCFFRQFGRSVVRADYLTLRKGFIMNHNLTIKYDFHAYMIRSMEEEFQRIVGVSGPLWGFVVAFMLFNVKGSNLYFWIAIVPISLLLLVGTKLQHVIATLALENASITGFFTGGKLRPRDDLFWFKKPELLLSLIHFILFQNAFELASFFWFWWQFGYDSCYIRSHLLVYLRLILGFAGQFLCSYSTLPLYALVTQMGTNYKAALIPHRIRETIHGWGKEARRRRRHGMFTDDSTIHTETSTVMSIEEDDHEFVDDTPGTAPGACTEIQLQPASDIATSPLPVANETSSRVGTPLLRPSASVSSPATLSSKTQDY is encoded by the exons ATGGCTGAAGATGCTCAAGAGATGCGGTCTTTGGCCTTGACTCCGACGTGGTCTGTTGCTACCGTGTTGACGATCTTTGTTGCCGTTTCTGTTCTCGTGGAACGATCTATCCACCGATTAAGCTCC TGGTTGCAGAAAACTAACCGAAAACCCTTGCTTGCAGCAGtggagaaaatgaaagaag AGTTGATGTTGCTTGGATTTATTTCTCTCCTTTTAACGGCTACCTCAAGCATGATATCCAATATTTGCATACCATCGAAGTTCTATGATAGCAAGTTTGCCCCATGCTCCAGATCAGAGATTGacgaagaacaagaaaataattCATCCCAGGATCGTAAACTGTTGATGGCTTCTGTTCTACCTCACTTGTTTAGGAGGATGTTGAATGAGTTGAATCAGAATACCTGCAAAAAG GATCATGAACCATTTGTTTCATATCAAGGTCTTGAGCAGTTGCACCGCTTCATATTTGTCATGGCAATAACTCATATATCTTACAGTTGCCTCACGATGTTGCTGGCAATTGTGAAG ATTCACAGCTGGAGGGTATGGGAGGACGAGGCTCACATGGACCAGCATAATGCATTAACTG AAATCACAAGAGAACAGACATTGCGAAGGCAATCAACATTTGTCAAGCTTCATACTTCAAGTCCTTGGGTCAGGAATAGTTTCCTCGTCTGGGTG ACATGTTTCTTCCGGCAATTTGGGCGTTCAGTGGTTCGTGCCGATTACCTTACACTCCGGAAGGGCTTCATCATG AACCACAATCTCACAATAAAATACGATTTTCATGCCTATATGATTCGCTCAATGGAAGAAGAATTCCAAAGGATTGTTGGTGTGAG TGGCCCACTGTGGGGATTCGTTGTTGCTTTCATGCTGTTTAATGTAAAAG GGTCTAATCTTTATTTCTGGATAGCGATCGTTCCTATTTCT CTTCTTCTTCTGGTCGGCACAAAGCTGCAGCATGTTATTGCAACCTTGGCATTAGAGAATGCAAGTATAACTGGATTTTTCACAGGAGGAAAGCTGAGGCCTCGAGATGATCTTTTCTGGTTTAAAAAGCCAGAACTGTTATTGTCCTTGATCCATTTTATTCTTTTCCAG AATGCATTTGAATTGGCTTCTTTCTTTTGGTTCTGG TGGCAGTTTGGGTATGATTCTTGCTATATCAGGAGTCATTTGCTCGTGTACCTAAGGCTGATTTTGGG GTTTGCTGGGCAGTTCCTGTGCAGCTACAGCACCTTGCCTCTGTATGCACTTGTTACTCAG ATGGGAACAAATTATAAGGCAGCCTTAATTCCTCATAGGATAAGAGAGACTATCCATGGATGGGGGAAGGAAGCCAGGAGGAGAAGGCGGCATGGTATGTTCACTGATGATTCCACTATACACACAGAAACAAGCACAGTAATGTCAATTGAGGAAGACGATCATGAGTTCGTTGATGACACCCCTGGAACCGCCCCTGGTGCATGCACTGAAATTCAGTTACAGCCAGCTTCTGATATTGCAACCAGCCCCTTGCCAGTTGCTAATGAAACCTCGAGCAGAGTAGGTACACCCCTCCTTCGACCCTCCGCCTCGGTTTCTTCACCAGCTACCTTGTCTTCTAAGACACAAG attattga
- the LOC122281598 gene encoding MLO-like protein 11 isoform X1 → MAEDAQEMRSLALTPTWSVATVLTIFVAVSVLVERSIHRLSSWLQKTNRKPLLAAVEKMKEELMLLGFISLLLTATSSMISNICIPSKFYDSKFAPCSRSEIDEEQENNSSQDRKLLMASVLPHLFRRMLNELNQNTCKKDHEPFVSYQGLEQLHRFIFVMAITHISYSCLTMLLAIVKIHSWRVWEDEAHMDQHNALTEITREQTLRRQSTFVKLHTSSPWVRNSFLVWVTCFFRQFGRSVVRADYLTLRKGFIMNHNLTIKYDFHAYMIRSMEEEFQRIVGVSGPLWGFVVAFMLFNVKGSNLYFWIAIVPISLLLLVGTKLQHVIATLALENASITGFFTGGKLRPRDDLFWFKKPELLLSLIHFILFQNAFELASFFWFWWQFGYDSCYIRSHLLVYLRLILGFAGQFLCSYSTLPLYALVTQMGTNYKAALIPHRIRETIHGWGKEARRRRRHGMFTDDSTIHTETSTVMSIEEDDHEFVDDTPGTAPGACTEIQLQPASDIATSPLPVANETSSRVGTPLLRPSASVSSPATLSSKTQGIPRSFSLPSRRE, encoded by the exons ATGGCTGAAGATGCTCAAGAGATGCGGTCTTTGGCCTTGACTCCGACGTGGTCTGTTGCTACCGTGTTGACGATCTTTGTTGCCGTTTCTGTTCTCGTGGAACGATCTATCCACCGATTAAGCTCC TGGTTGCAGAAAACTAACCGAAAACCCTTGCTTGCAGCAGtggagaaaatgaaagaag AGTTGATGTTGCTTGGATTTATTTCTCTCCTTTTAACGGCTACCTCAAGCATGATATCCAATATTTGCATACCATCGAAGTTCTATGATAGCAAGTTTGCCCCATGCTCCAGATCAGAGATTGacgaagaacaagaaaataattCATCCCAGGATCGTAAACTGTTGATGGCTTCTGTTCTACCTCACTTGTTTAGGAGGATGTTGAATGAGTTGAATCAGAATACCTGCAAAAAG GATCATGAACCATTTGTTTCATATCAAGGTCTTGAGCAGTTGCACCGCTTCATATTTGTCATGGCAATAACTCATATATCTTACAGTTGCCTCACGATGTTGCTGGCAATTGTGAAG ATTCACAGCTGGAGGGTATGGGAGGACGAGGCTCACATGGACCAGCATAATGCATTAACTG AAATCACAAGAGAACAGACATTGCGAAGGCAATCAACATTTGTCAAGCTTCATACTTCAAGTCCTTGGGTCAGGAATAGTTTCCTCGTCTGGGTG ACATGTTTCTTCCGGCAATTTGGGCGTTCAGTGGTTCGTGCCGATTACCTTACACTCCGGAAGGGCTTCATCATG AACCACAATCTCACAATAAAATACGATTTTCATGCCTATATGATTCGCTCAATGGAAGAAGAATTCCAAAGGATTGTTGGTGTGAG TGGCCCACTGTGGGGATTCGTTGTTGCTTTCATGCTGTTTAATGTAAAAG GGTCTAATCTTTATTTCTGGATAGCGATCGTTCCTATTTCT CTTCTTCTTCTGGTCGGCACAAAGCTGCAGCATGTTATTGCAACCTTGGCATTAGAGAATGCAAGTATAACTGGATTTTTCACAGGAGGAAAGCTGAGGCCTCGAGATGATCTTTTCTGGTTTAAAAAGCCAGAACTGTTATTGTCCTTGATCCATTTTATTCTTTTCCAG AATGCATTTGAATTGGCTTCTTTCTTTTGGTTCTGG TGGCAGTTTGGGTATGATTCTTGCTATATCAGGAGTCATTTGCTCGTGTACCTAAGGCTGATTTTGGG GTTTGCTGGGCAGTTCCTGTGCAGCTACAGCACCTTGCCTCTGTATGCACTTGTTACTCAG ATGGGAACAAATTATAAGGCAGCCTTAATTCCTCATAGGATAAGAGAGACTATCCATGGATGGGGGAAGGAAGCCAGGAGGAGAAGGCGGCATGGTATGTTCACTGATGATTCCACTATACACACAGAAACAAGCACAGTAATGTCAATTGAGGAAGACGATCATGAGTTCGTTGATGACACCCCTGGAACCGCCCCTGGTGCATGCACTGAAATTCAGTTACAGCCAGCTTCTGATATTGCAACCAGCCCCTTGCCAGTTGCTAATGAAACCTCGAGCAGAGTAGGTACACCCCTCCTTCGACCCTCCGCCTCGGTTTCTTCACCAGCTACCTTGTCTTCTAAGACACAAGGTATTCCCAGATCTTTTTCTTTGCCAAGCAGAAGAGAATGA
- the LOC122280682 gene encoding trigger factor-like protein TIG, Chloroplastic, producing the protein MDLWVSSSTRFMNENPSQPSHTFLRATSAHSLRNPVFQFKHKHRPFSSLKLPSPSRQIHLLQPHPFPRNPGHFAISASPSSSSSSSVALGNEKDRLPADIEVKETEEPNCRVRLSVGVPQAVCEDCYKRVINEFMKQAKVPGFRPGKNVPESILLSHVGKKNVQKATVESILKRTLPHAMASVTGKALRDSVRIVTKFSDMEQTYSSLNTLRYDVIVDVAPQVKWNPENGYKNLKVVVEIDSDIDAQRASELELRRRHKSLGLLRIVTDRGLQIGDVAVLDISATTIDQDELNVVELPSAESKGFHFDTEDGDKVIPGFIDSIIGIRPGETKSFPLVFPESWKQENLRGVHAQFTVECKELFYRDLPELDDSLAVRLLPGCTTLKQVKELLLQRYLEVEETAREQATDNAILDQLQKMVEVEIPQSLFEEQGRQFYGAKLLEIQANVKLNEQQLASLSSPKAVDEYLESQKENILNVIKQNLAVGDIYKRENLQFSTDDLVKEVENSIAEFKRQKQEYDEERVREQVQEILEGAKVLEWLREHAEIQYINR; encoded by the exons ATGGATCTCTGGGTCAGTAGCTCTACAAGGTTCATGAACGAGAACCCATCTCAACCCTCTCACACCTTTCTCCGCGCGACCTCTGCCCATTCTCTCAGAAACCCAGTTTTCCAATTCAAGCACAAGCACAGACCCTTCAGCTCCCTCAAGCTTCCCTCTCCTTCCCGCCAAATCCACCTCCTTCAACCTCATCCATTTCCCCGAAATCCCGGTCACTTCGCCATTTCAGCGTctccttcgtcttcttcttcctcttcggTTGCTCTTGGCAATGAAAAAGATCGGCTTCCGGCCGATATCGAGGTCAAAGAGACCGAAGAACCCAATTGTAGA GTTAGGTTGAGCGTAGGAGTTCCACAAGCTGTATGCGAGGATTGCTACAAGAGGGTCATAAATGAGTTCATGAAGCAAGCGAAG GTCCCCGGATTTCGTCCTGGAAAGAATGTTCCCGAAAGTATTCTTTTAAGTCATGTTGGAAAGAAGAATGTGCAAAAGGCTACTGTTGAATCTATTTTGAAGAGGACACTTCCACATGCCATGGCCTCG GTGACAGGAAAGGCCTTGAGAGACTCAGTCCGCATTGTAACCAAATTTTCTGACATGGAGCAGACCTATTCTTCTCTGAACACTCTCAG ATATGATGTCATTGTCGACGTGGCACCTCAAGTTAAATGGAATCCTGAGAATGGATACAAGAACTTAAAGGTTGTTGTTGAAATAGACAGTGACATAGATGCTCAGAGAGCTTCTGAGCTAGAACTGAGACGTCGTCACAAATCCCTTGGTTTGCTGAGAATTGTAACAGATAGAGGACTGCAG ATTGGTGATGTTGCTGTTCTTGACATATCAGCAACAACAATTGATCAAGATGAGTTGAATGTTGTAGAGCTTCCATCTGCAGAGAGTAAAG GTTTTCATTTTGATACAGAAGATGGTGATAAAGTGATTCCCGGGTTCATCGATTCAATTATAGGAATTCGACCAGGTGAAACGAAGTCCTTTCCTCTTGTATTTCCCGAATCATGGAAACAAGAGAATCTCCGTGGTGTTCATGCTCAATTTACT GTTGAATGTAAAGAACTATTTTACAGAGACTTACCTGAACTGGATGACTCCCTTGCTGTCAGGCTTCTTCCTGGGTGCACCACTCTGAAGCAG GTTAAGGAATTATTGTTACAGAGATATCTAGAAGTGGAGGAAACGGCTAGAGAACAAGCAACAGATAATGCAATTCTAGATCAGCTTCAAAAG atgGTAGAGGTTGAAATTCCTCAATCTTTGTTTGAGGAACAAGGTAGGCAATTTTATGGAGCCAAGCTTCTAGAGATACAG GCAAATGTGAAACTAAATGAACAACAATTGGCTTCTCTATCAAGTCCAAAGGCAGTTGATGAGTATCTGGAAAGCCAgaaggaaaatatattgaacgTAATAAAACAAAATCTGGCAGTTGGAGATATATATAAACGTGAAAATTTGcag TTTTCAACGGACGATCTTGTGAAGGAGGTTGAGAATTCCATAGCTGAATTTAAACGTCAAAAACAAGAATATGATGAGGAGAGGGTGAGGGAACAG GTACAGGAGATACTGGAAGGAGCGAAGGTACTTGAATGGTTGAGAGAACATGCTGAGATTCAGTACATAaacagatga